From the Candidatus Bathyarchaeota archaeon genome, one window contains:
- a CDS encoding glutamine amidotransferase family protein, with protein MNEHDRKIINPYGHDKDFSGCSIFGMMDLEGKRFSSRDPVAAIANMHDRGNGLGGGFAVYGIYPRYKDYYAFHIMYLSPEAKEKTEKILSSCFTIVHEEEMQTKPANVIDPPLLWRYFVEPKPSLLKGALNEEECIINAVMRINTETGKAFVFSSGKDMGVFKGVGFPEDIADFFCLEEYQGYLWTCHGRFPTNTPGWWGGAHPFNILDWTVVHNGEISSYGINRRYLEMFGYKCTLQTDTEVVAYAFDLLMRRQRLPIELVAQIMAPPFWSEIDASQTKQSQLAKVLRQTYGSLLMNGPFSVVVAQHGEMIGLTDRVKLRPMIAATKGDLLYLSSEEASIRLVSPQLDRLWTPKGGEPVIGRIGGKKLIESIPTLEAHQ; from the coding sequence ATGAATGAACATGACAGAAAAATCATAAACCCCTACGGTCACGACAAGGACTTCTCAGGATGCTCCATATTTGGCATGATGGATTTAGAAGGCAAACGTTTCAGCTCACGCGACCCCGTAGCGGCAATTGCGAACATGCATGACCGCGGCAACGGCTTAGGCGGCGGCTTTGCTGTCTACGGTATCTACCCCAGATACAAAGACTACTACGCTTTTCACATCATGTACCTGAGCCCTGAAGCTAAAGAGAAAACCGAGAAAATCCTCTCTTCCTGCTTCACTATCGTTCACGAAGAGGAGATGCAAACCAAACCCGCCAACGTCATAGACCCCCCATTGCTGTGGCGGTACTTCGTGGAACCTAAACCCAGCCTGCTCAAAGGTGCCCTCAACGAAGAAGAATGCATCATAAACGCTGTCATGCGCATCAACACTGAAACAGGCAAAGCTTTCGTGTTCTCCAGCGGCAAAGACATGGGCGTCTTCAAAGGAGTCGGATTCCCCGAAGACATAGCCGACTTTTTCTGCCTCGAAGAATACCAAGGCTACCTGTGGACATGCCACGGCAGGTTCCCAACCAACACGCCCGGATGGTGGGGAGGCGCACACCCCTTCAACATCCTTGACTGGACAGTAGTTCACAACGGCGAAATCTCCAGCTACGGCATAAACCGCCGCTACCTCGAAATGTTTGGGTACAAATGCACCCTGCAAACCGACACCGAAGTAGTAGCATACGCGTTTGATTTGCTTATGCGGCGTCAACGTTTGCCTATCGAGTTGGTTGCGCAGATTATGGCTCCGCCGTTTTGGTCAGAAATCGATGCTTCGCAAACCAAGCAAAGCCAACTCGCAAAAGTTCTGCGCCAAACTTATGGCAGCCTGTTAATGAATGGACCCTTTAGCGTTGTAGTTGCTCAGCACGGCGAGATGATAGGCTTAACCGACCGCGTCAAACTGCGACCCATGATAGCTGCAACCAAAGGCGACCTGCTCTACTTGTCCTCAGAAGAAGCATCCATCCGCCTTGTTTCGCCCCAGCTTGACCGCCTCTGGACTCCTAAAGGCGGCGAACCCGTCATAGGCAGAATCGGCGGCAAAAAACTAATCGAATCCATACCCACCTTGGAGGCGCATCAGTAA
- a CDS encoding FAD-dependent oxidoreductase — MSKYVIIGACAAGVGAIEAIREVDPSGSIAVISEEVCPHYSRPMISDFVSGKADFEKMKTRSDEFWQENKVEALAGKKAASLNTAEHAVVLDDGEKVPYEKLFIATGGKPFVPKMEGSDKKGVYTFTTVNDAQSISKKIDEINAKNVVVIGAGLIGISVTDALVKRGLKVTLVELQDKILSLILDPQASTIVEEVIKKAGVNILTGKSVTKILGKPQDESSVGGVTLTTGEQLPCDLVIVAIGVIPRTEVVAGTDVKTNRGILVDSRMQTSIPDIYAGGDVAEAYDFLLDQNRLLPLWPLAVLEGKIAGYNMAGKPADYAGGTNMSSLKYFGVPIVSVGLANPKDPAGLEILTHTDENKRVYKKLVLKDGVIVGMTFLGDIERAGIIFYLIKNKVNVDDFKQSLLSEDFGLAILPAPLREKLGFGGKNDE, encoded by the coding sequence ATGTCCAAATACGTAATTATCGGTGCCTGCGCCGCGGGCGTAGGTGCAATTGAAGCTATCCGCGAAGTAGACCCTTCAGGCTCTATAGCTGTTATCAGCGAAGAAGTCTGCCCCCACTACAGCCGCCCCATGATTAGCGATTTTGTCAGCGGCAAAGCTGACTTTGAAAAAATGAAGACCCGTAGTGACGAGTTCTGGCAAGAAAACAAGGTTGAAGCTTTGGCAGGCAAAAAAGCCGCGAGCCTAAACACCGCTGAACACGCCGTAGTTCTTGACGATGGCGAAAAAGTCCCCTACGAAAAACTCTTCATCGCAACCGGCGGCAAACCTTTTGTCCCAAAGATGGAGGGTTCAGACAAAAAAGGTGTCTACACTTTCACCACTGTAAACGATGCGCAGAGCATTTCCAAGAAAATCGATGAAATCAACGCCAAAAACGTCGTCGTCATAGGCGCAGGCTTAATTGGCATTAGCGTAACCGACGCGTTGGTTAAGCGCGGCTTAAAAGTTACCCTCGTTGAGTTGCAAGACAAGATTTTGAGTTTGATTCTTGACCCGCAAGCCTCAACCATCGTCGAAGAAGTCATCAAAAAAGCAGGCGTCAACATCCTAACCGGAAAATCCGTCACCAAAATCCTTGGCAAACCCCAAGATGAAAGCAGCGTCGGCGGCGTCACCTTAACCACAGGTGAGCAGTTGCCCTGTGACCTTGTAATCGTAGCCATCGGCGTAATCCCCAGAACAGAAGTCGTCGCGGGAACCGACGTGAAAACCAACCGCGGCATACTCGTAGACAGCCGCATGCAAACTAGCATCCCAGACATATACGCTGGCGGAGACGTAGCCGAAGCATACGATTTCCTCCTAGACCAAAACCGCCTCTTGCCCCTTTGGCCTTTAGCTGTTTTGGAAGGAAAAATCGCAGGCTACAACATGGCAGGCAAACCCGCAGATTACGCGGGCGGAACCAATATGAGCTCCCTCAAATACTTCGGTGTCCCCATCGTCTCAGTTGGCTTGGCTAACCCCAAAGACCCCGCAGGCCTGGAAATCTTAACCCACACAGACGAGAACAAACGTGTCTACAAAAAACTCGTCCTCAAAGACGGCGTCATAGTTGGCATGACTTTTCTAGGCGACATCGAACGCGCGGGTATCATATTTTACCTCATAAAAAACAAGGTTAACGTAGACGATTTCAAACAATCCCTGCTCTCGGAGGACTTTGGCTTAGCTATACTGCCTGCGCCTTTGCGAGAAAAACTTGGGTTTGGAGGCAAAAACGATGAATGA
- a CDS encoding 4Fe-4S dicluster domain-containing protein — protein MKKIVANPDACMGCGLCEVYCIVQHSKSKDIIKAYNREKPRPISRVRREMSKPVSFAIQCRHCDDAPCVEACLAGAMTKDKETGLVTHNPDKCIGCWTCVMICPYGAIKMDVEGKVVAKCDRCVELEVPACVANCPNQALEFKEVEP, from the coding sequence GTGAAAAAAATAGTCGCCAACCCCGACGCCTGCATGGGCTGTGGGCTATGCGAAGTCTACTGCATCGTTCAGCATTCCAAATCAAAAGACATCATCAAAGCCTACAACCGAGAAAAACCCCGACCCATCAGCCGCGTACGCCGGGAAATGAGCAAACCCGTAAGCTTTGCCATCCAATGCCGCCACTGCGACGATGCACCCTGCGTTGAAGCATGCCTAGCAGGCGCCATGACAAAAGACAAAGAAACTGGTCTAGTAACTCACAACCCCGACAAATGCATAGGCTGCTGGACCTGCGTTATGATTTGCCCCTACGGCGCCATAAAAATGGATGTGGAAGGCAAAGTTGTTGCCAAATGTGACCGATGCGTGGAGCTTGAGGTTCCTGCATGCGTAGCTAACTGCCCCAACCAAGCATTGGAATTCAAAGAGGTAGAACCCTAA
- a CDS encoding phosphate uptake regulator PhoU → MASKDLGYRRVQSTGRGSYIISLPKEWVQDLNLNRGSEIAFNLQPDQSLNLVPRKILEKTESPKDAKLKEYYVSVDPAEDLQATLRMMQALYVISADVIRIHFRANVDANKFKTEIKNFVRDTFLGAEIIDETDDEITLQILIRHSEFPIEKAVRRMTIVALAANRDAISALKTPNSDLHQNVLNSHHDANRLGLYVVRQLKFGIEHNMSREMGFKTPKEFLLYRIIVNYIRNITENALNVMNNLAHFQKLVNDQTLFIKDPVDEEVYLQILSFNALAHQLFEDATKAMFKRDYNDAENLIPKRQSYVTLENDLIRLMSSKKLDPNITAILRLVLDSSRRILDYAQDIAELTLNRTVEELCQSFAIK, encoded by the coding sequence GTGGCATCAAAAGACCTTGGGTACAGGCGCGTACAAAGCACAGGCAGAGGCTCATACATAATAAGCCTCCCCAAAGAGTGGGTCCAAGACCTCAATCTAAATCGCGGTAGCGAAATAGCCTTCAACCTCCAACCCGACCAGTCACTAAACCTTGTCCCCAGAAAAATCTTGGAGAAAACCGAAAGCCCAAAAGACGCCAAACTAAAAGAGTACTACGTGAGCGTTGACCCCGCCGAAGACCTACAAGCCACCCTGCGCATGATGCAAGCCCTCTACGTCATAAGCGCGGATGTCATACGCATACACTTTCGCGCCAACGTAGACGCCAACAAATTCAAAACCGAAATCAAAAACTTCGTCCGCGACACCTTCTTGGGCGCAGAAATCATCGACGAAACCGACGACGAAATCACACTACAAATCCTAATCAGACACTCCGAGTTCCCCATAGAAAAAGCCGTCCGCCGCATGACCATCGTCGCCCTAGCCGCGAACCGCGACGCCATATCCGCCCTCAAAACCCCCAACAGCGACCTACACCAAAACGTGCTAAACAGCCACCACGACGCCAACAGATTAGGACTTTACGTCGTACGCCAACTAAAATTTGGCATAGAACACAACATGTCCAGAGAAATGGGGTTTAAGACCCCCAAAGAATTTTTGCTCTACCGCATAATCGTCAACTACATACGCAACATAACCGAAAACGCGCTTAACGTCATGAACAATCTGGCACACTTCCAAAAACTAGTCAACGACCAAACGCTTTTCATAAAAGACCCTGTTGACGAGGAGGTTTACTTGCAGATACTAAGCTTCAATGCGCTGGCGCATCAGCTTTTTGAGGACGCAACCAAAGCCATGTTCAAACGCGACTACAACGACGCCGAAAACCTCATCCCCAAACGCCAATCCTACGTAACGCTCGAAAACGACTTGATCAGGCTTATGAGCAGCAAAAAACTTGACCCCAACATAACCGCTATCCTGCGGCTTGTTTTGGACAGCTCCAGACGCATACTCGACTACGCACAGGACATAGCAGAACTTACGCTGAACCGAACCGTAGAAGAACTCTGCCAATCGTTCGCCATCAAATAA
- the larB gene encoding nickel pincer cofactor biosynthesis protein LarB, with protein MDSFRDVLEKVAKKELSPPEAEKMLRLLAIDELGSIAKIDGNRELRKGIPEIILAEGKTAPDVAEIALKTLEKRGRVIVSRCSPAHIRTLQDNAPTDAQLQICQKACMAILKKPGFTVKSTGGKVGILTAGTSDIPVAEEAKVIAQEMGCKVVLAYDVGVAGIHRLMQPLKTLVAEDVDVVVVVAGREGALASVVAGLVDVPVVAVPTSNSFGFGEKGVSALMAMLQSCSLGLAVVNIDGGVAAGATATLIANRAAKFKSPP; from the coding sequence ATGGATTCTTTTAGGGATGTTTTGGAAAAGGTTGCAAAAAAAGAGTTATCCCCCCCTGAAGCTGAGAAGATGCTTAGGCTTTTAGCTATTGACGAGTTAGGCAGCATCGCAAAGATAGACGGCAACCGCGAACTACGCAAAGGCATCCCCGAAATAATTCTGGCAGAAGGCAAAACCGCCCCCGACGTAGCAGAAATTGCGTTGAAAACGTTGGAGAAACGCGGCAGAGTAATCGTGAGCCGATGCAGCCCCGCCCACATACGAACCCTGCAAGATAACGCCCCCACAGACGCGCAACTGCAAATCTGCCAAAAAGCCTGCATGGCAATCCTAAAAAAACCTGGTTTCACTGTGAAAAGTACAGGCGGCAAAGTCGGCATACTGACCGCTGGAACCTCCGACATACCCGTAGCCGAGGAAGCCAAGGTCATCGCGCAGGAGATGGGGTGCAAAGTAGTCTTGGCGTATGATGTAGGCGTCGCGGGAATTCACCGATTAATGCAGCCGCTTAAGACCTTGGTCGCCGAGGACGTGGATGTGGTTGTGGTGGTGGCTGGCAGGGAAGGTGCCTTAGCTTCGGTGGTGGCGGGTTTGGTGGATGTTCCCGTGGTTGCGGTGCCGACTTCGAACAGTTTTGGGTTTGGAGAAAAAGGCGTAAGCGCCTTGATGGCTATGCTCCAGTCCTGTTCACTGGGGCTAGCAGTGGTCAACATAGACGGCGGAGTCGCAGCAGGCGCCACGGCAACCCTAATTGCAAACCGTGCAGCAAAATTCAAAAGCCCCCCTTAA
- the larC gene encoding nickel pincer cofactor biosynthesis protein LarC: protein MPKPKKIVVIDCQVAGVAGDMLLGALIDAGADVDKIVLAIESLGREAGYEDVKVEIKQVLQGSFGATSIDVTTKTAGKKNGKVLIEIVEKTAEKLGLSEKAQQFASNAVRTLVEAEATLHKTGLEDAHLHEVGLIDTPAEIIGVAVAADDLGVFEAKIYATPVSVGGGLFEFSHGTVSSPAPATLTILQSKNFLFKGGPIQAELATPTGAAILVNLAEKVTPFYPPMAPLKVGYGAGTKKFKGVSNVLRVTLGTGWEQGLLEDGIAVLETNVDDVTGETVGYVFDRLLQEGAKDVCIIPMFTKKNRPGQIIKVIADPVDVGRLSRVLVEETGTLGVRMYPCQRHITSRETLQTQIQIGEAKQTVKVKVSKDSEGNVLNVKAEYEDAKQVAQKTGMPLREICELAVQKAKEQLK, encoded by the coding sequence ATGCCAAAACCCAAAAAAATAGTTGTTATAGACTGCCAAGTTGCAGGCGTCGCAGGCGATATGTTGCTGGGCGCGTTGATAGATGCGGGTGCTGATGTTGACAAAATTGTTTTGGCTATAGAATCACTTGGCAGGGAAGCGGGCTATGAGGATGTCAAAGTTGAAATCAAGCAGGTGTTGCAGGGGAGTTTTGGAGCAACCAGCATTGACGTAACCACCAAGACCGCAGGCAAAAAAAACGGCAAAGTACTCATCGAAATTGTCGAGAAAACCGCAGAAAAACTTGGGCTATCAGAAAAGGCGCAGCAGTTTGCCTCAAATGCAGTTCGCACGTTAGTTGAAGCCGAAGCCACACTGCATAAAACAGGTCTTGAAGATGCACACCTGCACGAAGTCGGATTAATCGACACCCCAGCCGAAATCATTGGGGTTGCAGTTGCCGCTGACGACTTAGGCGTATTTGAAGCGAAAATCTACGCAACTCCCGTCTCGGTTGGAGGCGGCTTATTTGAGTTCTCCCATGGCACAGTTTCTAGCCCAGCCCCCGCCACCCTAACCATACTTCAAAGCAAAAATTTTCTCTTCAAAGGCGGACCCATCCAAGCTGAACTTGCGACCCCCACAGGCGCCGCCATACTAGTCAACTTAGCTGAGAAGGTTACGCCGTTTTATCCGCCTATGGCTCCGTTGAAGGTAGGATATGGTGCGGGAACCAAAAAGTTCAAGGGCGTTTCAAATGTGCTACGAGTTACCTTAGGAACGGGGTGGGAGCAGGGGCTTTTGGAGGATGGAATTGCGGTTTTGGAAACCAACGTTGACGATGTCACGGGCGAGACGGTGGGTTACGTTTTTGACCGTTTGCTACAGGAGGGTGCCAAGGACGTTTGCATAATTCCGATGTTTACGAAGAAGAATCGTCCAGGGCAGATTATCAAGGTAATTGCTGATCCTGTGGATGTGGGGCGGTTGTCGCGGGTTTTGGTTGAGGAGACAGGGACGCTTGGAGTGCGCATGTATCCCTGCCAGCGGCATATAACAAGCCGAGAAACCCTACAAACGCAGATACAAATCGGCGAAGCAAAACAGACCGTGAAGGTCAAAGTTTCCAAAGACTCAGAGGGCAACGTCTTGAACGTTAAAGCTGAATATGAAGACGCCAAGCAAGTAGCCCAAAAAACAGGCATGCCGCTTAGGGAAATCTGTGAGTTAGCCGTGCAAAAAGCCAAAGAACAACTCAAGTGA
- the larE gene encoding ATP-dependent sacrificial sulfur transferase LarE, with protein MEEKTTQLKRFIKEKGANGVVVAFSGGVDSATLAAVCHEVLGEKAVAVTVKSAMCTVEEVAQAQAVAKGLGVKHLIVEADVLSDPNVARNTENRCFFCKKIILQKLGHTAQELGFGAIFEGTNLSDLQMHRPGYQAVVQVQNVYSPWVIGRFTKEEIRELAAKLQLSVHDKPANACLATRIAYNQPITVAKLERIAKAEQLIRQLTGAKQLRVRDHNGLARIEVDKTQRSKLCSTQPMDEIAEKLKQLGFSYVTLDLEGFRSGSMLQTSKKEPQI; from the coding sequence ATGGAAGAGAAAACCACGCAGCTTAAGCGTTTCATCAAGGAAAAAGGCGCAAACGGCGTAGTGGTGGCGTTTTCTGGAGGCGTAGACAGTGCAACGTTGGCGGCGGTTTGCCATGAGGTCTTGGGTGAGAAGGCAGTTGCGGTGACGGTTAAGTCGGCTATGTGCACCGTTGAGGAGGTTGCGCAGGCACAAGCGGTTGCTAAAGGCTTAGGCGTTAAGCATCTTATTGTGGAAGCCGATGTTTTATCAGACCCCAATGTGGCAAGGAATACTGAGAACCGATGTTTTTTCTGCAAAAAAATAATTCTGCAAAAACTCGGGCATACCGCGCAGGAACTGGGGTTTGGGGCGATTTTTGAGGGCACCAACCTAAGCGACCTGCAAATGCATCGTCCAGGCTACCAAGCTGTAGTTCAAGTCCAAAACGTGTACAGCCCCTGGGTCATAGGCAGATTCACCAAAGAAGAGATTCGAGAACTCGCCGCCAAACTTCAATTGTCCGTGCATGACAAACCAGCCAACGCCTGCTTAGCCACCCGCATAGCATACAACCAACCCATAACCGTAGCAAAGCTTGAGCGCATAGCCAAAGCCGAACAGTTAATCAGGCAACTTACAGGAGCCAAACAGCTACGCGTACGCGACCACAACGGGCTGGCAAGAATCGAAGTAGACAAAACCCAACGCTCTAAGCTCTGCAGCACTCAACCAATGGACGAAATCGCAGAAAAACTCAAGCAATTAGGCTTTAGCTACGTCACCCTTGACTTGGAAGGTTTCAGGTCAGGAAGCATGCTTCAAACAAGTAAAAAAGAGCCGCAAATTTAG
- the amrB gene encoding AmmeMemoRadiSam system protein B: MRSLRRPVVAGMFYEGTAEELTAQIKFCFLHPFGPQKLPHMNPNGPRDILGLICPHAGYVYSGAVAANAFSALAQDGKPDTVVILGPNHTGEGTGLSIMTTGTWQTPLGDVKIDEDVAEALVAESGILDVDENAHRREHSIEVQLPFLQYLYGDNFKFVPICFLMQDLQSAREVGRALTEVLANKNAVVIASTDFTHYETQTSVNRKDQAAINAIENLNENQLYTVLEEQNISACGYAPIAALITYAKGLCAPKAQLLQHKTSGDITGDHTSTVGYAALTITKPKNACATKP; the protein is encoded by the coding sequence ATGCGTAGTCTTCGGCGACCAGTCGTAGCAGGTATGTTCTACGAAGGAACCGCTGAAGAACTAACTGCGCAAATAAAATTCTGCTTCCTCCACCCTTTTGGTCCCCAAAAACTCCCCCACATGAACCCCAACGGTCCCCGCGACATACTGGGGCTGATTTGTCCGCACGCAGGCTACGTCTACAGCGGCGCCGTAGCGGCAAACGCTTTTTCTGCTCTAGCCCAAGACGGCAAACCCGACACAGTTGTGATTTTAGGTCCTAACCACACAGGCGAGGGCACAGGCTTATCCATCATGACCACTGGTACATGGCAAACCCCCTTGGGCGACGTAAAAATCGACGAAGACGTTGCTGAGGCGTTGGTTGCTGAGTCGGGGATTTTGGATGTAGACGAGAACGCTCACCGGCGAGAACACAGCATCGAAGTGCAGCTGCCGTTTTTGCAGTACCTCTACGGCGACAACTTCAAATTCGTACCCATCTGCTTCTTGATGCAGGATTTGCAGTCCGCCCGCGAAGTTGGCAGAGCCCTAACCGAAGTTCTCGCAAACAAAAACGCCGTAGTCATCGCCTCCACAGACTTCACCCACTACGAAACCCAAACCTCCGTCAACCGCAAAGACCAAGCCGCCATAAACGCCATAGAAAACCTAAACGAAAACCAACTCTACACCGTTTTAGAAGAGCAAAACATAAGCGCCTGCGGCTACGCCCCAATCGCCGCCCTAATAACCTACGCCAAAGGCCTATGCGCCCCCAAAGCCCAACTACTACAACACAAAACCAGCGGCGACATCACAGGCGACCACACATCAACAGTAGGCTACGCAGCCCTAACCATAACAAAACCCAAAAACGCCTGCGCCACCAAACCCTAA
- the rpsB gene encoding 30S ribosomal protein S2: MAEDEIKTKPSTEDEAEPQEVEEQKPDVEQVEEEQVEAPDAVEEQEAKAAESEQPEEAEETQAAEEETQPEEVEEEQAEDEEVQVEIESEEEVFEEAPEAPETPTAPSDGEDLLLPRDTLLSAGIHIGTRMKTQDMEPFIYRVRPDGLFVLDVKKTDDRIRVAGKFLARYDPSKIAVAATRLYAHEPIRKFCQLTGSMPLIGRFIPGMLSNPLYPNRVDPEIIVVSDPRADAQAVKEASDVGIPIVALCSTDNEFSGVDLVIPTNNKGRRALAVIFWLLSRQVLRERGELAADQNPKVAVEDFEAKISHEED, from the coding sequence TTGGCAGAAGATGAAATAAAAACGAAACCCTCAACCGAAGACGAAGCCGAACCCCAAGAAGTCGAGGAACAAAAACCCGACGTAGAGCAAGTTGAGGAAGAACAGGTTGAAGCCCCAGACGCTGTAGAAGAACAAGAAGCTAAAGCAGCAGAAAGCGAACAACCTGAAGAAGCAGAAGAAACACAAGCCGCTGAAGAAGAAACCCAACCCGAAGAAGTTGAGGAAGAACAAGCTGAAGACGAAGAAGTTCAGGTTGAAATCGAATCTGAAGAAGAAGTCTTTGAAGAAGCTCCTGAAGCTCCCGAAACCCCAACGGCGCCCTCAGACGGCGAAGACCTCCTGCTCCCACGCGACACCCTGCTCTCCGCAGGCATCCACATCGGAACCCGCATGAAAACCCAAGACATGGAACCCTTCATCTACCGCGTACGCCCCGACGGACTCTTCGTTTTAGACGTAAAAAAGACCGACGACCGCATACGCGTCGCAGGCAAATTCCTAGCCCGCTACGACCCCTCAAAAATCGCCGTCGCAGCAACCCGTCTATACGCTCACGAACCCATCCGCAAATTCTGCCAACTCACCGGCTCCATGCCCCTCATCGGCAGATTCATACCCGGTATGCTCTCAAACCCTCTGTACCCCAACCGAGTAGACCCCGAAATCATCGTCGTTTCTGACCCCCGCGCAGACGCCCAAGCAGTCAAAGAAGCATCCGACGTAGGCATACCCATCGTAGCCCTATGCAGCACCGACAACGAATTCTCAGGCGTAGACCTCGTCATCCCAACCAACAACAAAGGCAGACGCGCCCTAGCTGTAATCTTCTGGCTCCTCTCAAGACAGGTGCTACGAGAACGCGGCGAGTTAGCAGCAGATCAGAACCCCAAAGTTGCAGTAGAAGACTTTGAAGCCAAGATTTCCCACGAGGAGGATTAG
- a CDS encoding phosphopyruvate hydratase, translating into MSSIIEDLIARKIFNNRGEETIEVDVVTTSGFGRTAAPAGKSRGKAEVVYYPPGGVDDAVKKVDELITAELAGLNADYQEEIDNTLHEIDGTTNFKVIGGNTAFAISIANAEAAANSHNLLLFQFLGGTTATTLPYPLGNCISGGQHARGKSPDIQEYLALPYGAETFLEAVTANAMIHKKIGDALKRKDKTFTAGKSDEGAWIANIDGNDAFEVIAKACEDVGNELDFECGFGVDVAAASFYNSKEQKYEYKTEGVNRDSGEQLEYLKDLIEKYHLTYVEDPFDENDFENTAELTAKTKNCMICGDDLFTTNNERLSQGVKINAGNAIIIKVNQIGTLTDALETIQTAQRNGYSCVMSHRSGDTPDWHIAHLAVAYGCPVIKTGVVEGSRIAKLNELLRIEHFLGSRAKMAELKI; encoded by the coding sequence GTGTCGTCGATAATTGAGGACTTAATTGCGCGGAAAATCTTTAACAACCGTGGCGAAGAAACCATCGAAGTGGATGTGGTTACAACTTCTGGCTTTGGTCGTACAGCGGCTCCAGCGGGAAAAAGCCGGGGAAAAGCTGAGGTAGTCTATTACCCACCTGGCGGCGTAGATGATGCCGTAAAGAAAGTTGATGAACTCATAACCGCTGAACTTGCAGGGCTAAACGCCGATTACCAAGAAGAAATCGACAACACCCTCCACGAAATAGACGGCACAACAAACTTCAAAGTTATAGGCGGAAACACCGCGTTTGCCATAAGCATAGCCAACGCCGAAGCAGCCGCCAACAGCCACAACCTGCTCCTCTTCCAGTTCCTAGGCGGAACAACCGCAACAACCCTGCCCTACCCCTTAGGCAACTGCATCTCAGGCGGACAACACGCACGCGGCAAAAGCCCCGACATCCAAGAATACCTCGCCTTGCCCTACGGCGCAGAAACCTTCCTTGAAGCCGTAACCGCCAACGCTATGATTCACAAAAAAATCGGCGACGCCCTCAAAAGGAAAGACAAGACCTTCACGGCAGGCAAAAGCGATGAAGGCGCTTGGATAGCTAATATTGACGGTAACGACGCATTTGAAGTCATAGCCAAAGCCTGCGAAGACGTGGGCAACGAATTGGATTTTGAATGCGGTTTTGGTGTTGACGTCGCAGCGGCTTCCTTTTACAACAGCAAAGAACAAAAATACGAATACAAAACCGAAGGCGTAAATCGCGACTCAGGCGAACAGCTAGAATACCTAAAAGACCTCATCGAAAAATATCATTTGACCTACGTGGAAGACCCCTTTGACGAAAATGACTTCGAAAATACTGCTGAGCTTACCGCAAAAACCAAAAACTGCATGATATGCGGCGATGACCTCTTTACCACCAACAACGAGCGCCTAAGCCAAGGCGTTAAAATAAATGCGGGAAACGCGATTATAATCAAAGTCAACCAAATCGGAACCTTAACCGACGCGCTGGAAACCATCCAGACCGCCCAAAGAAACGGTTACAGCTGCGTTATGTCTCACCGAAGCGGCGACACCCCAGATTGGCATATTGCTCATCTGGCAGTAGCTTACGGCTGCCCTGTTATCAAAACAGGTGTAGTTGAAGGCTCACGTATTGCAAAGCTAAACGAGCTGCTAAGGATTGAACATTTCCTTGGTAGCCGCGCAAAAATGGCTGAATTAAAAATTTAA
- a CDS encoding prefoldin subunit beta has product MSDEISKLPPQVQERLMRLQQLQQTMQTILQQKQQIELEQKEVEQTLAELDKTSDDAVIYKTAGSLLVKSDKAKAVDELKERKDLLDTRVSVLGRQEERMRSQLKEVQSKLQQDLNPVSSASQ; this is encoded by the coding sequence GTGAGTGACGAAATTTCAAAGTTACCTCCTCAGGTTCAGGAACGTCTTATGAGGCTTCAGCAGCTTCAGCAGACTATGCAGACTATTTTGCAGCAAAAGCAGCAGATAGAGTTGGAGCAAAAAGAGGTTGAGCAGACTCTTGCAGAGTTGGATAAAACCTCTGATGATGCAGTGATTTACAAGACCGCGGGTTCTTTGCTGGTGAAGTCAGATAAAGCCAAGGCTGTTGATGAGCTAAAGGAACGCAAGGATTTGCTGGACACAAGAGTTAGCGTTTTGGGCAGGCAAGAAGAACGCATGCGCAGCCAACTCAAAGAAGTCCAAAGTAAACTTCAGCAAGACCTAAACCCAGTCTCGTCAGCTTCCCAGTAA
- a CDS encoding DUF3194 domain-containing protein has translation MELGIPELTDEQIETLCDEAEKAARRHIFYVVDQKQVETLNISVEAEGTKPVSLTVEVDLQLLPKALPQVNQKALVDEAVKKAFEAIETYLRTLK, from the coding sequence TTGGAGCTTGGCATACCCGAGTTAACCGACGAGCAAATCGAAACCCTCTGTGACGAAGCAGAGAAAGCCGCTAGACGGCACATTTTTTATGTTGTTGATCAAAAACAAGTCGAGACGCTAAACATCAGCGTGGAGGCAGAAGGTACAAAGCCTGTTAGCTTAACCGTTGAGGTGGACTTGCAGCTTTTACCTAAAGCACTGCCCCAAGTTAACCAGAAGGCGCTGGTGGATGAAGCTGTGAAAAAAGCTTTTGAAGCCATTGAAACATACTTGAGAACGCTAAAATGA